In one window of Aceticella autotrophica DNA:
- a CDS encoding glycosyltransferase — translation MKVDSTFLTLILLFVGAYYLFLFFIALNHKEVRIKNCEEYFYFIIIPAKNEEKVIETTLKRCLKFNNNNYRIIVVDDNSNDLTPVIVNRLSQLDSKIILLNNLPNEYKKGKGNVLNYAYRQIMISLSSNFMKPFNLPDDFKTCFDDEHIIVGVFDADAKPSINMLDEISSVFSNFDVDAVQTAVRIYNRNQSLLAKMQDIEFLGFSRIIQKARSIFGSVGLGGNGQFSKLSSLNLIGLEPWGNTLTEDFELGLRMISKGMRLYFTDRAIVEQEGVVSLKALIRQRTRWLQGHFNNWKYIFHIIRSKSPIITKVDTLIYIIFVSVVFIVGFSLTLSLLSAFKVIFVENKMLEIFYNKNYLLGFIVLITYSFAFIPMFVYSIFEFYKDKGFFIKISYILLFAIYTYIWLPSGIAGLYRLATQKTEWIKTKRIATPISSLTEINEDSIYFIDEKRKAPRIEFHSFLFLNNKQVYYLENYSEYGARIIIPFTEKMTVEELSIDVPIIGNKKAKIVWEKEDTYTVTIGLKFVS, via the coding sequence ATGAAGGTTGATTCTACATTTTTGACGCTTATTTTGCTTTTTGTTGGTGCATATTATTTATTTTTGTTTTTTATTGCTTTAAATCACAAAGAAGTTAGGATTAAAAATTGTGAAGAATATTTTTATTTTATTATTATTCCTGCCAAAAATGAAGAAAAAGTTATTGAAACGACCTTAAAAAGGTGTTTAAAATTCAACAACAATAATTATAGAATTATCGTTGTTGATGATAATTCAAATGATTTAACACCTGTGATAGTAAATCGTTTAAGCCAATTAGATTCAAAGATTATTTTATTAAATAACCTGCCAAATGAATATAAAAAAGGGAAAGGAAATGTTTTAAATTATGCATATAGACAAATAATGATTTCACTTTCATCTAATTTTATGAAGCCTTTTAATTTACCTGATGATTTTAAAACTTGTTTTGATGATGAACATATTATTGTAGGTGTCTTCGATGCAGATGCAAAACCATCTATAAATATGTTAGATGAGATATCTTCAGTTTTTTCAAATTTTGATGTTGATGCAGTTCAAACAGCAGTGAGGATTTATAATAGAAACCAATCTTTACTTGCAAAAATGCAAGATATAGAATTTCTTGGATTCAGTAGAATAATTCAAAAGGCAAGGTCTATATTTGGCAGTGTTGGATTAGGAGGCAATGGACAGTTTTCAAAATTATCCTCCTTAAATTTGATTGGGTTAGAACCTTGGGGTAATACTCTTACTGAGGATTTTGAATTAGGTTTAAGAATGATATCTAAAGGTATGAGATTATATTTTACAGATAGAGCTATTGTTGAACAGGAAGGGGTGGTTTCATTAAAAGCACTAATAAGACAAAGAACAAGATGGTTACAGGGACATTTTAACAATTGGAAATATATATTTCATATAATAAGGTCAAAATCTCCAATTATTACAAAAGTTGATACTTTGATATATATAATTTTTGTATCTGTTGTTTTTATTGTTGGATTTTCATTGACACTTTCTCTTCTAAGTGCTTTTAAGGTTATTTTTGTTGAGAATAAAATGCTCGAAATATTTTATAATAAAAATTATTTATTAGGGTTTATTGTATTAATCACATATTCATTTGCGTTTATTCCGATGTTTGTATATAGTATTTTTGAATTTTATAAAGATAAAGGATTTTTTATTAAAATATCGTATATTTTATTATTTGCTATATACACATATATATGGTTACCATCAGGAATAGCAGGTTTATATAGATTAGCAACTCAAAAAACGGAATGGATTAAAACGAAACGAATTGCAACACCAATTTCATCATTAACAGAAATAAATGAAGATTCCATCTATTTTATTGATGAAAAAAGAAAAGCTCCCAGAATTGAATTTCATTCCTTTTTATTTTTAAATAATAAACAAGTATATTATCTTGAAAATTATTCAGAATATGGTGCAAGAATAATCATTCCTTTTACTGAAAAGATGACTGTTGAAGAACTATCAATTGATGTACCAATAATCGGAAATAAAAAGGCTAAAATTGTATGGGAAAAAGAAGATACTTACACAGTAACAATAGGACTTAAATTTGTAAGTTGA
- the rpmB gene encoding 50S ribosomal protein L28: protein MKKCEICGKGPMAGYQYSHSHRKSIKKWQPNLKNVRVIVNGTPMRLNVCTKCLKSGRVKRAI, encoded by the coding sequence ATGAAAAAATGTGAAATTTGTGGAAAAGGTCCTATGGCAGGTTATCAATACAGCCACTCCCATAGAAAATCCATAAAAAAATGGCAGCCAAATTTAAAAAATGTAAGGGTCATTGTAAATGGAACACCTATGAGATTAAATGTCTGTACAAAATGTTTGAAATCTGGAAGGGTAAAAAGGGCTATATAA
- a CDS encoding thiamine diphosphokinase: protein MNALIISNGEISNYNYYKNIILDSNIIICADGGAKHAYKMNIIPNLIVGDFDSLDEDILNFYKEKGVKIEKYSPIKDKTDTQIATLKAIEMGTDNITYIGTLGNRFDHLIANLSLLFYLLNRKIKGRIINEKNEIYLINEYIELKGKKGDIVSLLPYSKDVHGIYTEGLYYPLSGQDMTLGIPYGISNIFTENKISIKIEDGFLLVIKSRD, encoded by the coding sequence ATGAATGCACTAATAATATCTAACGGTGAAATCAGTAATTATAATTATTATAAAAATATTATTTTAGATAGTAATATTATAATTTGTGCAGATGGTGGAGCAAAACATGCATATAAAATGAATATTATTCCAAATTTAATAGTTGGTGATTTTGATTCATTAGATGAGGATATCTTGAATTTTTATAAAGAAAAGGGAGTAAAAATTGAAAAATATTCACCAATAAAAGATAAAACAGATACACAGATTGCCACACTAAAAGCAATTGAAATGGGAACAGATAATATAACATATATAGGTACCTTAGGGAATAGATTTGACCATTTGATTGCAAATCTTTCATTATTGTTTTATTTATTAAATCGCAAAATAAAGGGCAGAATAATTAATGAGAAAAACGAAATATATCTTATTAATGAATATATAGAATTAAAGGGTAAAAAAGGGGATATTGTTTCTCTTTTGCCATATTCAAAAGATGTCCATGGAATTTATACAGAAGGTCTTTATTATCCACTATCAGGACAGGATATGACACTTGGAATTCCATACGGAATAAGTAATATTTTTACAGAAAACAAAATAAGCATTAAAATCGAAGATGGATTTTTATTGGTAATAAAATCAAGAGATTAG
- the rpe gene encoding ribulose-phosphate 3-epimerase, whose translation MKIAPSILSADFGCLIEDIKKIERAGADLLHIDVMDGHFVPNITIGPGVIRSLKNRVSIPFDVHLMIDEPEKYINEFVKAGADIITVHQEACIHLNRVIQIIKDCGIKAGVALNPSTPVEMLEYVLSDIDMVLLMTVNPGFGGQKFIDSMIDKISDLNSTKKNKPFKFEIEVDGGISKSNIKIVTDAGADIIVAGSSIFGTEDPKKAIYELREANKK comes from the coding sequence ATGAAAATCGCCCCATCGATATTATCGGCAGATTTCGGATGTTTAATAGAAGACATCAAAAAAATTGAAAGAGCAGGTGCTGACCTTTTACATATAGATGTAATGGATGGGCATTTTGTTCCTAATATTACAATAGGACCCGGCGTAATCCGAAGTTTGAAAAATAGAGTTAGTATTCCATTTGATGTTCATTTAATGATAGATGAACCGGAAAAATATATAAATGAGTTTGTTAAGGCGGGTGCTGATATAATAACAGTACACCAGGAAGCCTGTATACATCTGAATAGGGTTATTCAAATAATAAAAGATTGTGGTATAAAAGCGGGTGTAGCTTTAAATCCTTCTACACCAGTTGAAATGTTGGAATATGTTCTTTCAGATATTGATATGGTACTTTTAATGACGGTTAATCCGGGATTTGGGGGACAAAAATTTATTGATTCAATGATTGATAAGATAAGTGATTTAAATTCAACTAAGAAGAATAAACCATTTAAATTTGAAATTGAGGTTGATGGAGGCATATCAAAAAGTAATATAAAAATAGTGACAGATGCTGGTGCTGATATAATAGTAGCTGGCTCATCCATATTTGGAACTGAAGACCCTAAAAAGGCTATTTATGAATTGAGAGAGGCTAATAAAAAATGA
- the rsgA gene encoding ribosome small subunit-dependent GTPase A, whose product MNILKGRIIKGIAGFYYVKTGNGVIECRARGKFRIDNIKPIVGDIVDIATLNNIDGYIIKIYPRKNELARPLVSNVDQAVIVFSIINPKINKLLLDKMIVVALLNDIEPIICINKIDLCRREDYEEILNIYSRIGYRAFPISYVTKAGIKELKDELSGKTSFFSGPSGVGKSSIINSLQSEFSVQTGELSERISRGKHTTRCVELIPLNNGGFVLDTPGFTSLNVDVDIENLKYYFAEFEQFQKNCRFSTCIHENEPCCSVKKAVEEGLINKDRYLNYLILLKELRKNQKRRN is encoded by the coding sequence TTGAATATATTAAAAGGCAGAATAATAAAAGGGATAGCTGGTTTTTATTATGTGAAAACGGGTAACGGTGTTATTGAATGCCGTGCCCGTGGTAAATTTAGAATAGATAATATAAAACCTATTGTTGGAGATATTGTTGATATTGCTACATTGAATAATATAGATGGGTATATTATAAAAATTTATCCGCGAAAAAATGAATTAGCAAGACCATTAGTTTCAAATGTTGACCAGGCTGTAATTGTATTTTCCATAATAAATCCTAAAATCAACAAATTATTGCTTGACAAGATGATAGTTGTTGCTTTATTAAATGATATTGAACCAATTATCTGCATTAATAAAATTGACCTGTGCAGGAGGGAAGATTATGAAGAAATTTTAAATATATATAGCAGGATCGGTTATAGGGCATTTCCAATATCTTATGTGACAAAGGCAGGAATTAAAGAATTAAAGGATGAATTATCAGGGAAAACATCTTTTTTTTCAGGTCCTTCCGGTGTTGGGAAATCATCCATTATAAATTCCCTTCAATCTGAATTTAGTGTACAAACAGGTGAATTAAGTGAAAGAATTTCAAGAGGGAAACATACCACCAGATGTGTGGAATTAATACCACTAAATAATGGCGGATTTGTATTAGACACCCCGGGTTTTACTTCATTAAATGTTGATGTTGATATTGAAAATTTAAAATATTATTTTGCCGAATTTGAACAATTTCAAAAGAATTGCAGATTTTCAACATGTATACATGAAAACGAACCATGTTGCAGCGTTAAAAAGGCGGTTGAAGAAGGATTGATTAATAAAGATAGATATTTAAATTATTTAATCTTGCTAAAGGAATTAAGAAAAAATCAAAAGAGGAGGAATTAA